From a region of the Theobroma cacao cultivar B97-61/B2 chromosome 8, Criollo_cocoa_genome_V2, whole genome shotgun sequence genome:
- the LOC18593119 gene encoding G-type lectin S-receptor-like serine/threonine-protein kinase At1g34300 isoform X1, with the protein MAKLFPFLLLQLHLLFVVSSSSTIIPLGSTLHASDANQSWSSPSSTFSFSFIPVTPSSYVAAITYSVGVTVWSAGDGSNSAGAVVDSGGTLRLLLTGALRLVNGSGTIIWDSGTADRGVSHASLDDSGNFQLLNNDSSPIWSSFENPTDTLVPSQNFSVGKILRSGSYSLSLNEIGNLTLKWNNSIEYWNLGFNSSSKGNLTSPRYVLQSAGILRGFDPSFSSGMIMAYSTDYGEGNGVFRFLRMDSDGNLRIYSTSKGSGNITPTWAAVTDQCQVFGYCGNMGICSYKDVNPICGCPSQNFELIDANDRRKGCKRKVEIEDCPGDITMLELGHAKFLTYPPEVSSQTFIVGIVACRMNCLGSDSCIASTLVADGSGSCYMKTPDFVSGYQNAILPSTSFVKVCGPAVPNASPYQDIAGNDNNSRSSVLIVAVVALAILLILVALLIGFWCCCYPSSPKFGHKSAQYVLVDYASGAPVKFSYKELQQYTKGFSERLGEGGFGAVYKGTLANRMVVAVKQLEGIEQGEKQFRMEVATISSTHHLNLVRLVGFCTDGRHRLLVYEFMKNGSLDNFLFMSKDKGKSLNWENRFNIALGTAKGITYLHEECRDCIIHCDIKPENILLDESYTAKVSDFGLAKLMNPKDNRYLSLASIRGTRGYLAPEWLANLPITSKCDVYSYGMVLLEIVSGTRNFEVSTETDGKRFSLWAYEEFEKGNIEGIVDKRLEEVDIEQVVRAIMVSFWCIQEQPSQRPMMGKVVQMLEGVIDIERPGAPKVVAEGATRGTGTTVNSNISAFSTYASSSSQSIGVLPFRSERDMGRESSSLLGLERSETDPHS; encoded by the coding sequence ATGGCTAAATTATTCCCTTTTCTGCTTCTTCAACTCCATCTTCTCTTCGTCGTTTCTTCATCGTCCACTATCATACCTCTAGGCTCAACTCTTCACGCTTCAGATGCAAATCAATCCTGGTCATCACCCAGCTCCACCTTCTCGTTTTCCTTCATTCCTGTAACTCCCTCTTCTTATGTAGCTGCCATCACCTACTCCGTTGGAGTTACTGTATGGTCGGCTGGTGATGGCAGCAATAGCGCTGGAGCCGTTGTTGACTCTGGTGGGACTCTACGTTTGCTTCTCACCGGAGCCCTCCGCCTAGTTAATGGCTCCGGCACCATTATTTGGGACTCTGGTACTGCTGACCGAGGTGTCTCACATGCGTCTCTTGACGATTCAGGCAACTTTCAGCTGCTTAACAATGATAGTTCCCCAATATGGTCCTCGTTTGAGAACCCAACTGATACCCTCGTTCCTTCACAGAATTTTTCGGTTGGCAAGATTTTGCGTTCAGGTTCTTACTCGTTATCTCTTAATGAAATAGGGAATCTTACTTTAAAGTGGAATAATAGTATAGAATACTGGAATCTAGGATTCAACTCTTCTAGCAAAGGAAATTTGACTTCACCTAGATATGTATTGCAGTCTGCTGGAATTTTGAGAGGCTTCGATCCTTCGTTTTCTAGTGGAATGATTATGGCTTATAGTACTGACTACGGTGAAGGGAATGGTGTGTTCAGATTTTTGAGGATGGATAGTGATGGTAATTTGAGGATTTATAGCACTAGTAAGGGGAGTGGGAATATAACCCCGACATGGGCAGCTGTAACTGACCAGTGTCAGGTTTTTGGATACTGTGGCAACATGGGGATTTGCAGTTACAAAGATGTGAATCCCATTTGCGGATGCCCATCCCAGAATTTTGAGCTCATTGATGCAAATGATCGTAGAAAAGGATGCAAGAGGAAAGTGGAGATTGAGGATTGTCCAGGGGACATTACCATGTTAGAATTAGGACATGCCAAATTTTTAACTTATCCACCTGAGGTTTCCTCTCAGACATTTATCGTGGGAATCGTAGCTTGTAGAATGAATTGTCTTGGGAGCGATTCCTGCATTGCTTCCACTTTGGTAGCTGATGGAAGTGGATCTTGTTACATGAAAACCCCAGATTTTGTTAGTGGTTATCAGAATGCGATTCTTCCTAGCACCTCATTCGTGAAAGTTTGTGGGCCAGCGGTTCCAAACGCATCACCATACCAAGATATTGCAGGGAACGATAACAATTCGAGGTCATCTGTGTTGATTGTTGCTGTTGTGGCTTTGGCCATCCTTTTGATTTTGGTTGCGTTATTGATTGGTTTTTGGTGCTGCTGTTACCCAAGTAGTCCCAAATTTGGGCATAAGTCAGCTCAATATGTACTTGTTGATTATGCATCTGGTGCGCCGGTGAAGTTCTCATACAAGGAACTACAACAGTACACAAAGGGGTTTTCAGAGAGGCTTGGAGAAGGAGGTTTTGGGGCTGTTTACAAAGGGACACTTGCTAATAGAATGGTGGTTGCAGTGAAGCAACTAGAGGGAATTGAGCAGGGTGAGAAACAATTCAGGATGGAAGTTGCAACTATTAGTAGTACACACCATTTGAATTTGGTGAGATTGGTGGGATTTTGCACTGATGGGCGTCATAGGCTTTTAGTGTATGAATTCATGAAAAATGGTTCACTTGACAATTTCCTTTTTATGTCGAAAGACAAGGGGAAATCATTGAATTGGGAAAATCGATTTAACATCGCTCTTGGAACAGCTAAAGGTATCACTTATCTTCACGAGGAATGTCGAGATTGCATAATTCACTGTGACATAAAACCGGAAAACATTCTTTTAGATGAAAGTTACACTGCTAAAGTGTCAGATTTTGGCCTTGCAAAGCTTATGAATCCAAAGGATAATAGGTACCTGTCCTTAGCAAGTATTAGAGGGACAAGAGGATATTTGGCACCCGAGTGGCTTGCTAATCTCCCGATAACTTCAAAATGTGATGTTTATAGTTATGGAATGGTTTTGTTAGAGATAGTGAGTGGAACAAGGAATTTCGAGGTCTCAACAGAAACAGATGGTAAAAGATTCTCTTTGTGGGCTTATGAGGAGTTCGAGAAGGGTAATATTGAGGGCATTGTTGACAAAAGACTAGAAGAAGTTGATATTGAGCAAGTGGTAAGGGCAATTATGGTGAGCTTTTGGTGCATCCAGGAGCAACCTTCCCAGAGGCCAATGATGGGAAAAGTGGTGCAGATGCTAGAAGGAGTCATCGATATTGAGAGGCCAGGAGCGCCAAAAGTGGTTGCTGAAGGGGCCACGAGAGGAACAGGCACAACGGTGAACAGTAATATCAGCGCATTCTCAACATATGCATCTTCATCATCCCAATCCATAGGAGTTTTGCCTTTCAGATCAGAGAGGGATATGGGGAGGGAATCTTCTTCCCTACTAGGCTTAGAGAGAAGTGAGACAGATCCACACTCGTGA
- the LOC18593119 gene encoding G-type lectin S-receptor-like serine/threonine-protein kinase At1g34300 isoform X2, producing the protein MAPAPLFGTLVLLTEVSHMRLLTIQATFSCLTMIVPQYGPRLRTQLIPSFLHRIFRLARFCVQSAGILRGFDPSFSSGMIMAYSTDYGEGNGVFRFLRMDSDGNLRIYSTSKGSGNITPTWAAVTDQCQVFGYCGNMGICSYKDVNPICGCPSQNFELIDANDRRKGCKRKVEIEDCPGDITMLELGHAKFLTYPPEVSSQTFIVGIVACRMNCLGSDSCIASTLVADGSGSCYMKTPDFVSGYQNAILPSTSFVKVCGPAVPNASPYQDIAGNDNNSRSSVLIVAVVALAILLILVALLIGFWCCCYPSSPKFGHKSAQYVLVDYASGAPVKFSYKELQQYTKGFSERLGEGGFGAVYKGTLANRMVVAVKQLEGIEQGEKQFRMEVATISSTHHLNLVRLVGFCTDGRHRLLVYEFMKNGSLDNFLFMSKDKGKSLNWENRFNIALGTAKGITYLHEECRDCIIHCDIKPENILLDESYTAKVSDFGLAKLMNPKDNRYLSLASIRGTRGYLAPEWLANLPITSKCDVYSYGMVLLEIVSGTRNFEVSTETDGKRFSLWAYEEFEKGNIEGIVDKRLEEVDIEQVVRAIMVSFWCIQEQPSQRPMMGKVVQMLEGVIDIERPGAPKVVAEGATRGTGTTVNSNISAFSTYASSSSQSIGVLPFRSERDMGRESSSLLGLERSETDPHS; encoded by the exons ATGGCTCCGGCACCATTATTTGGGACTCTGGTACTGCTGACCGAGGTGTCTCACATGCGTCTCTTGACGATTCAGGCAACTTTCAGCTGCTTAACAATGATAGTTCCCCAATATGGTCCTCGTTTGAGAACCCAACTGATACCCTCGTTCCTTCACAGAATTTTTCGGTTGGCAAGATTTTGCGTTCAG TCTGCTGGAATTTTGAGAGGCTTCGATCCTTCGTTTTCTAGTGGAATGATTATGGCTTATAGTACTGACTACGGTGAAGGGAATGGTGTGTTCAGATTTTTGAGGATGGATAGTGATGGTAATTTGAGGATTTATAGCACTAGTAAGGGGAGTGGGAATATAACCCCGACATGGGCAGCTGTAACTGACCAGTGTCAGGTTTTTGGATACTGTGGCAACATGGGGATTTGCAGTTACAAAGATGTGAATCCCATTTGCGGATGCCCATCCCAGAATTTTGAGCTCATTGATGCAAATGATCGTAGAAAAGGATGCAAGAGGAAAGTGGAGATTGAGGATTGTCCAGGGGACATTACCATGTTAGAATTAGGACATGCCAAATTTTTAACTTATCCACCTGAGGTTTCCTCTCAGACATTTATCGTGGGAATCGTAGCTTGTAGAATGAATTGTCTTGGGAGCGATTCCTGCATTGCTTCCACTTTGGTAGCTGATGGAAGTGGATCTTGTTACATGAAAACCCCAGATTTTGTTAGTGGTTATCAGAATGCGATTCTTCCTAGCACCTCATTCGTGAAAGTTTGTGGGCCAGCGGTTCCAAACGCATCACCATACCAAGATATTGCAGGGAACGATAACAATTCGAGGTCATCTGTGTTGATTGTTGCTGTTGTGGCTTTGGCCATCCTTTTGATTTTGGTTGCGTTATTGATTGGTTTTTGGTGCTGCTGTTACCCAAGTAGTCCCAAATTTGGGCATAAGTCAGCTCAATATGTACTTGTTGATTATGCATCTGGTGCGCCGGTGAAGTTCTCATACAAGGAACTACAACAGTACACAAAGGGGTTTTCAGAGAGGCTTGGAGAAGGAGGTTTTGGGGCTGTTTACAAAGGGACACTTGCTAATAGAATGGTGGTTGCAGTGAAGCAACTAGAGGGAATTGAGCAGGGTGAGAAACAATTCAGGATGGAAGTTGCAACTATTAGTAGTACACACCATTTGAATTTGGTGAGATTGGTGGGATTTTGCACTGATGGGCGTCATAGGCTTTTAGTGTATGAATTCATGAAAAATGGTTCACTTGACAATTTCCTTTTTATGTCGAAAGACAAGGGGAAATCATTGAATTGGGAAAATCGATTTAACATCGCTCTTGGAACAGCTAAAGGTATCACTTATCTTCACGAGGAATGTCGAGATTGCATAATTCACTGTGACATAAAACCGGAAAACATTCTTTTAGATGAAAGTTACACTGCTAAAGTGTCAGATTTTGGCCTTGCAAAGCTTATGAATCCAAAGGATAATAGGTACCTGTCCTTAGCAAGTATTAGAGGGACAAGAGGATATTTGGCACCCGAGTGGCTTGCTAATCTCCCGATAACTTCAAAATGTGATGTTTATAGTTATGGAATGGTTTTGTTAGAGATAGTGAGTGGAACAAGGAATTTCGAGGTCTCAACAGAAACAGATGGTAAAAGATTCTCTTTGTGGGCTTATGAGGAGTTCGAGAAGGGTAATATTGAGGGCATTGTTGACAAAAGACTAGAAGAAGTTGATATTGAGCAAGTGGTAAGGGCAATTATGGTGAGCTTTTGGTGCATCCAGGAGCAACCTTCCCAGAGGCCAATGATGGGAAAAGTGGTGCAGATGCTAGAAGGAGTCATCGATATTGAGAGGCCAGGAGCGCCAAAAGTGGTTGCTGAAGGGGCCACGAGAGGAACAGGCACAACGGTGAACAGTAATATCAGCGCATTCTCAACATATGCATCTTCATCATCCCAATCCATAGGAGTTTTGCCTTTCAGATCAGAGAGGGATATGGGGAGGGAATCTTCTTCCCTACTAGGCTTAGAGAGAAGTGAGACAGATCCACACTCGTGA
- the LOC18593121 gene encoding G-type lectin S-receptor-like serine/threonine-protein kinase At1g34300 translates to MAKLSLFLLLLLHLLFTVSSSSTIIPLGSTLHASDANQSWSSPSSTFSLSFIPVAPFSYVAAITYSAGVTVWSAGGGSHSAGAVVDSGGTLHLLLTGALRLINGSGTIVWESGTADRGVSHASLDDSGNFQLLNNDSSPTWSSFENPTDTLVPSQNFTVGKSLGSGSYSLSLNKIGNLTLKWNNSIEYWNLGFNSSIKGNLTSPRYVLESTGILRGFDPSLSSGMIMAYSTDYGEGNGAFRFLRMDSDGNLRIYSTSKGSGNITSTWAAVTDQCQVFGYCGNMGICSYKDMNPICGCPSQNFELIDVNDSRKGCKRKVEIEDCPGNFTMIELGHAKFLTYPPEVSPQTFYEGILACRVNCFGSGSCIASTSVADGSGSCYMKTPDFVSGYQNAILPSTSFVKVCWPAVPNPSPYQDNAGKDNNSRSPMLIVAVVVLASLLVLVALLIGFWCCCYRSSPKFGHISARYVLVDYASGAPVKFSYKELQQYTKGFSERLGTGGFGAVYKGTLANSMVVAVKQLEGIEQGEKQFRMEVATISSTHHLNLVRLMGFCTDGHHRLLVYEFMKNGSLDNFLFMSKDKKGKWLNWKNRFNIALGTAKGITYLHEECRDCIIHCDIKPENILLDESYTAKVSDFGLAKLMNPKNNRYLSLASIRGTRGYLAPEWLANLPITSKCDVYSYGMVLLEIVSGTRNFEVSTETDGKRFSLWAYEEFQKGNVEGIVDKRLEEVDIEQVVRAIMVSFWCIQEQPSQRPMMGKVVQMLEGVIDIERPGAPKVVAEGSTRGTSTTVNSNISAFSTYASSSSQSIGVLPFRSERDMGRESSSLLGLERSETDPHS, encoded by the coding sequence ATGGCTAAGTTATCCCTTTTTCTGCTCCTTCTCCTCCATCTTCTCTTCACCGTTTCGTCATCGTCCACTATCATACCTCTAGGCTCAACTCTTCACGCTTCAGATGCAAATCAATCCTGGTCGTCACCCAGCTCCACCTTCTCACTTTCCTTCATTCCTGTAGCTCCCTTTTCTTATGTAGCTGCCATCACCTACTCCGCTGGAGTTACAGTATGGTCGGCTGGTGGTGGCAGCCATAGCGCTGGAGCCGTTGTTGACTCTGGTGGGACTCTACATTTGCTTCTCACTGGAGCCCTCCGCCTAATTAATGGCTCCGGCACCATTGTTTGGGAATCTGGTACTGCCGACCGAGGTGTCTCACATGCGTCTCTTGACGATTCAGGCAACTTTCAGCTGCTTAACAATGATAGTTCCCCAACATGGTCCTCGTTCGAGAACCCGACTGATACCCTCGTTCCTTCACAGAATTTTACTGTTGGTAAGAGTTTGGGTTCAGGTTCTTACTCGTTATCTCTTAACAAAATAGGGAATCTTACTTTAAAGTGGAATAATAGTATAGAATACTGGAATCTAGGATTCAACTCTTCCATCAAAGGAAATTTGACTTCACCTAGATATGTATTGGAGTCTACTGGAATTTTGAGAGGCTTTGATCCTTCGCTTTCTAGTGGAATGATTATGGCTTATAGTACTGACTACGGTGAAGGGAATGGTGCGTTCAGATTTTTGAGGATGGATAGTGATGGTAATTTGAGGATTTATAGCACTAGTAAGGGGAGTGGGAATATAACCTCGACATGGGCAGCTGTAACTGACCAGTGTCAGGTTTTTGGATACTGTGGCAACATGGGGATTTGCAGTTACAAAGATATGAATCCCATTTGTGGATGCCCATCCCAGAATTTTGAGCTCATTGATGTAAATGATAGTAGAAAAGGATGCAAGAGGAAAGTGGAAATTGAGGATTGCCCAGGGAATTTTACCATGATAGAATTAGGACATGctaaatttttaacttatcCACCCGAGGTTTCCCCTCAGACATTTTACGAGGGAATTCTAGCTTGTAGAGTGAATTGTTTTGGGAGTGGTTCTTGCATTGCTTCCACTTCAGTAGCTGATGGAAGTGGATCTTGTTACATGAAAACCCCAGATTTTGTTAGTGGTTACCAGAATGCGATTCTTCCTAGCACCTCATTCGTGAAAGTTTGTTGGCCAGCGGTCCCAAATCCATCACCATACCAAGATAATGCAGGGAAGGATAACAATTCGAGGTCACCTATGTTGATAGTTGCTGTTGTGGTTTTGGCCAGCCTTTTGGTTTTGGTAGCGTTATTGATTGGTTTTTGGTGCTGCTGTTACCGAAGTAGTCCCAAATTTGGGCATATATCAGCTCGATATGTACTTGTTGATTATGCATCTGGCGCGCCAGTGAAGTTCTCATACAAGGAACTGCAACAGTATACAAAAGGGTTTTCGGAGAGGCTTGGAACAGGAGGTTTTGGGGCTGTTTACAAAGGAACACTTGCTAATAGTATGGTGGTTGCTGTGAAGCAACTAGAGGGAATTGAGCAGGGTGAGAAACAATTCAGAATGGAAGTTGCAACTATTAGTAGCACACACCATTTGAATTTGGTGAGATTAATGGGATTTTGCACTGATGGGCATCATAGGCTTTTAGTCTATGAATTCATGAAAAATGGTTCACTTGACAATTTCCTTTTTATGTCGAAAGACAAGAAGGGGAAATGGTTGAATTGGAAAAATCGATTTAACATCGCTCTTGGAACAGCTAAAGGAATCACTTATCTTCACGAGGAATGTCGAGATTGCATAATTCACTGTGACATAAAACCGGAAAACATTCTTTTAGATGAAAGTTACACTGCTAAAGTGTCAGATTTTGGCCTTGCAAAGCTTATGAATCCAAAGAATAATCGGTACCTGTCCTTAGCAAGTATTAGAGGGACAAGAGGATATTTGGCACCCGAGTGGCTTGCTAATCTCCCGATAACTTCAAAATGTGACGTTTATAGTTATGGAATGGTTTTGTTAGAGATAGTGAGTGGGACAAGGAATTTCGAGGTCTCAACAGAAACAGATGGTAAAAGATTCTCTTTGTGGGCTTATGAGGAGTTTCAGAAGGGTAATGTTGAGGGCATTGTTGACAAAAGACTAGAAGAAGTTGATATTGAGCAAGTGGTAAGGGCAATCATGGTGAGCTTTTGGTGCATCCAGGAGCAACCTTCCCAGAGGCCAATGATGGGAAAAGTGGTGCAGATGCTAGAAGGAGTCATCGATATTGAGAGGCCAGGAGCGCCAAAAGTGGTTGCTGAAGGGTCCACGAGAGGAACAAGCACAACGGTGAACAGTAATATCAGTGCATTCTCAACATATGCATCTTCATCATCCCAATCCATAGGAGTTTTGCCTTTCAGATCAGAGAGGGATATGGGGAGGGAATCTTCTTCCCTACTTGGCTTAGAGAGAAGTGAGACAGATCCACACTCGTGA
- the LOC18593122 gene encoding G-type lectin S-receptor-like serine/threonine-protein kinase At1g34300, with the protein MTLQFLCFFLFLATFFSVPSSATIPLGVTLYASTPNQTWSSPNSTFSISFISTSPNVYTASITYSGGVPIWTAGSNVDSGGALHLLPNGALRLTDGTGATLWDSDTANRGVSYASLEDSGELRLLTNASIVVWSSFDNPTDTILPSQNFTVGKVLRSGLYSFSFLRSGNLALEWNESVVYWNKGLNFTLRANLTTASLVLQAIGILSVFDPTSTNGDIVAYSSDYAEGSDILRFLRLDSDGNLRIYSSARGSGTTTIRWAAVSDQCEVFGYCGNLGICGYNGSYPICECPSQDFEHVDANDGRKGCRRKVEIEDCPGNATMLQLDHAVFLTYPREVFSQTFFVGISACRLNCLVSPPCVAATSLANGSGLCYLKTSGFVSGYQGPVIPSTSYVKVCGSQA; encoded by the coding sequence atgacccTCCAATTCCTCTGTTTCTTCCTGTTCCTAGCAACTTTCTTCTCTGTTCCATCATCAGCCACAATCCCTTTAGGCGTCACCCTCTACGCCTCAACCCCAAATCAAACATGGTCCTCACCCAATTCCACCTTCTCCATCTCCTTCATCTCCACGAGCCCCAATGTGTACACTGCCTCCATCACCTACTCTGGTGGAGTTCCAATTTGGACAGCAGGCAGCAATGTTGACTCCGGTGGGGCTCTCCATTTACTCCCTAACGGAGCTCTACGCCTCACCGATGGCACAGGCGCCACTCTCTGGGACTCTGACACGGCAAACCGTGGAGTTTCTTACGCATCCCTGGAAGACTCAGGGGAACTTAGGCTACTCACCAATGCTAGTATCGTAGTCTGGTCTTCGTTTGATAACCCCACTGATACTATCCTCCCATCGCAGAATTTTACTGTAGGGAAGGTTCTGCGATCTGGGttgtattctttttcttttctaaggTCGGGCAATCTGGCTTTGGAATGGAATGAAAGTGTTGTGTATTGGAATAAAGGATTGAATTTTACATTACGTGCTAATTTAACTACGGCCAGCTTAGTGTTGCAGGCTATCGGAATCTTGTCAGTTTTTGATCCTACATCGACTAATGGAGATATCGTGGCTTATAGTAGTGATTATGCAGAAGGAAGTGATATATTGAGGTTTTTGAGGTTAGATAGTGATGGGAATTTAAGGATTTATAGTTCAGCTAGGGGTAGTGGAACTACAACAATTAGATGGGCAGCTGTTTCTGATCAGTGTGAGGTTTTTGGTTACTGTGGGAACCTTGGAATCTGTGGTTACAACGGTTCATACCCGATTTGCGAGTGCCCATCTCAGGATTTCGAGCATGTTGATGCGAATGATGGAAGAAAAGGGTGTAGAAGGAAAGTTGAGATTGAGGATTGTCCTGGGAATGCTACCATGTTGCAATTGGATCATGCCGTGTTTTTGACTTATCCACGCGAGGTCTTCTCTCAGACTTTCTTCGTGGGGATATCAGCTTGTAGATTAAACTGTCTAGTGAGTCCACCTTGCGTTGCTGCCACTTCTTTGGCCAATGGATCAGGGCTTTGTTACTTGAAAACGTCAGGCTTTGTTTCTGGATATCAGGGTCCAGTAATTCCTAGCACTTCTTATGTCAAGGTTTGTGGTTCACAGGCATAA